Below is a genomic region from Meleagris gallopavo isolate NT-WF06-2002-E0010 breed Aviagen turkey brand Nicholas breeding stock chromosome 5, Turkey_5.1, whole genome shotgun sequence.
TGTACTGGTACACAGTGATAAAACCACATTCACCGCAGAACACAAGGATGTTCTTCACTCTATCAAAATCAAGTTACAGCTAGGATATATACCATTAGAGAAAGAACAACAACACACACTGTTAACCCTCCTCTCAACAGTGAAATCATGTTTCTAAACCCTCCCTGTGGCTTGTACAACTCTTACAAGCACATCGAGGACATGACTGAACAAAGGCATTCCCTTGGGATACCATCTTCAAACAGCTTCAGCTGCATGTAATTACATCTGACAGTACATTTCGGtagtatttttctattattctcAAATCTGTACATTTCAAAGCCAACATTTTCTTCTGGTATCACTGTAAAGAAACCAATTAACAAATGTGCTGTGcaggaaataaaagctgaatTGCTGTATTGAATTGTACCCCTTCTAAGACACACACCCATTGTGGGCAGAGTTCTGTATCGAGAGCTGCCACGTCCTGGTGCCTTGATGACCTGTTGCAGTCCACCAGTCTGGTAATTCTAAAGTAGTTCTGTGAATGACTAAGCCAGCACAAAGACGTAAGCCACGAAGTCCAGGAATACAAAACGAAGCCACTTGTCTGATGCTTTTGACTTCAGACCAGTTAGGAACCCTGTCAAAATCTTGcagcaataggaaaaaaaaaaaagcaaaatctagaggttttttcccctcctttctttcAAGGTCTGTTCTATACTGAATACTAGCAGCAAAGAGCGGAggttctttgcttgtttttcctcattGGCCTCTCAGTAGAACAAAATTCACTTTCACTTTTCATGATATGTGGTTGTCAGCTTCATGTGCTGAGTCCAAAATGGGCAATAACAGCGGGTGCAGCATTCATTTCTCAACTATGTAACATAGAATGCAATTTAACAGAAGGTCTTTTTGAATCAACatgattttctgattctgtAACACTGTACTTTCCATGCTGGACTTTattatcttagtggtcttttgcagccttaatgattctatgtccTAGACCAGTAAGAATGTTTTGACCccttacaaaacaaacaaacaaacacaaatgaaaCAACCACcacaaaaatcaaatttctAGAGTGAAGATAACATTTTAAGCAACGTTTTATAACACAGAAGACTTCTGTTTTAGGGGATCACCAAAGTCTGCTCGCCCTTCTACACCAACTAATCCTTCAAAGTTTGCCAAAAAGATCGTTGATGTGGATAAATGTCCCCGGTGTGGCAAATCGGTGTATGCTGCAGAGAAGATAATGGGAGGAGGAAAAGTAAGTAGTAACTAAagcactaggaaaaaaaataactaaactTTTTTTCATGGTGATTAGCTAGAGCTAATTAATCCTTGAAGATTTTTCCCGGTGTTGATGAAGAAAATATAAGGTTGAATAAGCAAAATGTCCAACGTACTGACCGTCAGATTTCAAGTCAAGTTGAAGTTATGCTTTGCATAAGCCTTCTTCAACATTTTGCATCTTGTCAAGGCCTGAGCGACAACCCTTCCCCTTTGGCTTCCACTGTCATCCTACTAACACCTCTTGGGATAGTTATAATTCAAACATATATCTGCATTTATCActacaaataaattaaagagATCCCGTGACtagaaaaaaacatcactgtGCGATATGCTGGCCCTCTGCTCTAGGAACTCCTACTCATTATCTCCACGCATGAAGGATGTGGCCAACGAGAGCACTATCTGTAGCTCTCTGCTTTTTACCAGACCTCCATCAACCAGAAGCTCACTAGGTAAGATATTAAAATGGGACAATAATTTGAAAAACTAACCTAAAAGTACTAAAACTGTAAGTCATAAGCCCAAGAAGACAATTTTAACCTCTTCAtgcaacaaaaagcaacagctgTTTCTTGCATCTGCTAGCTGTGCATCTTCTGTAACATAACAAGAAATTGTCTTTATTCCCTCAGCCTTGGCATAAAACATGCTTCCGCTGTGCTATCTGTGGAAAGAGTTTAGAGTCTACAAATGTTACAGACAAAGATGGAGAGCTCTACTGTAAAGGTAAGAATTATTCCTTTTAGACCTAGTATTGCCATCATGATTTGCCTTGCTGCATGCTTAATAACAAACCACAAACAGACAGATTTTTAAAGATCAGGGTCCTAACTGGTTTTCCTGTCACTAAGATTCCAAAAGTGATGTTTCCCCTATACCTTAGTAATACAGAAGATGATGCATTCATGCTGAATTACACACCCAGATATTCTTCTCAGATCAACAAATCAGATTTCTTGGAAAGAGATCGAGGAGAAAAAATATGCCAAATTTTTATATCCTAGGCTAAACTATTGAGAATACTaaaaaagtactgaaaatgGGCACAATTTGACAACAGCAAGAGATCAAACAAATGTATTGGTAGAAAAATGCTGACCAGTACTTAATATAGAGAAGTTGTGATAAATAAGTATGAACATACTTGCCAATAAAGAGTCATGCTGGATTGCCCAAGAAACCATCGAAAGTTGGCTGGACAACACTCTTGTTCTTCTAACTTCCTTTGAAAATTTCTGATATTCAGTTTGCATGGACAGAAAACCATATTAAATAAATTGTTAttcaaattttaaatacatacttCCCCAATTTCTGTTTGAGAAACTCACATACAACACatgtttatttcaaatatttttcattactaGAATCTCTCGATACTTCTGAGAAAGGCCGCCTCAGATTTCCTTCTTTGTATTAACTTACCTTTGGAATGAGTACCAAATCCAAAAGCCACTTGGGCAAGCATTTAGAATACTCTTcacccttttctttcttttgcagtttgCTACGCAAAGAATTTTGGTCCCAAAGGAATTGGTTTTGGTGGCCTCACTcaagtggaaaagaaagaatgtgagTGAAAAGGAGTGGATGCAACAGAGTCAACCTGCTGCTGATGTCAGCAGATAATAGTTGTCAAGTAAAACCAAATCACCACCTACTGCTCATAACCTAGGgcattcattaaatattttccatcttgCAGGAAGCCTTCTGAAgccttctgaagaaaaagcaagttttcttaGAATATagtgtttcagttttgttattGTACATTTTTCAAGCTACAATAAAGTACTCACATTGCTtcacatttttgtttacttaaTTTGATTGTGCTTTATGTCCCGCAGTGCCACAGACCACTGCATTTCAGGGAGAAGATTACATCTCCCATTCCTTAACTGCAAGAACTCTGTCTCATTACACTGCTTTATTCTGCACTGTCAGTTCTAGACAGTGTttaactttgcttttctgatctcGATCTGCTTCCCTGCTAGTTTTTGTCATGAAGTATTTTGACTTCCAACACACTGCCCAGCCTGCCACGTTGGAATGATGCTGTAGCCTTCGCATCTCGCGAACGTGACTGATGTGGCAGCTATTATAGATGAACGCATGCAGCTGAGAATAGTTGTCTTTTTCATCTATGCTAATACTTCCTATCATCTCCTTATCAATTTTCATCAGCTAACAAGGCATACACACAAGCAAAATGTAAGGCAAACAGGCTTTTACTTGTGGTTTTGTGCTTACCTGTTCTTAAATACTTCCCTGGTCACATACCTCATGAATCTGTTTCAACCTGTAAAATATTCTTAGAAGCatacaaattctgttttgtcaCACGTAAAACACCCAAATACAGAGTGTCATTAGATTGTGTTCACAATCTAAGATAAACAATTACAGGCCAATTTTTATAGTGAATTTGAAATATGAACTTCCCCCTTCAGgtttcaaatgcaattttattatttgcaaaataatacaAAGGGTACTAACAAAGCTTTCAAATTCTGCCCTAAAAACCACCCTTTTAGAAAGTCTATTTAGTGTCATCTTCTCAAATAAAATTTCAAGAAGTGTCAGCTCATCCTATATATAAAGAGACACAGTAATTGTTTCATATCCACATCTGCTGTCCCTTCCACAAGAGAGTTTGAATATTtagaacaataaaataataaaaacaagcagattttggaagaatataaaaattaacaaaacatcccattttatttcttgctcAGCTCAGCAGCTTTAAAAAATCAAGTAAGAATTCATACACaatgaacatttttcttctttatcacATGACCGTTGTATTGCTTGGTCCAGTCAACTCCGCTGGCTTTCACCATACCAAAACATCTGCACTGAAAGAAGTCTGCAAGATTCTGGAAGCATCCAAGactgaaacacagagaaatacTCATTAATAAACCTAACAAAAGATAACTGCAGGCATTAAAAATAGGAAGCAGTACTGGAGGGATAAAGCAGTCAGCAAAGCAGCTCTAAGAGAAGAAGCACAACTATGTTCTATTCAGCATTATTCTTTGTTGACTATTTTTTAACCTTGCCTTTACACTTAAGGTGCATAGAAGATAAAGCTCAACACAAGTATTTGAAGTTAATGCTAAATAAGATTTCACCTGCTAGCACATGaggaaataaagatttttagTATCATAGGGAAACTTCGGTAATAATTTCTTTATGAAggtaaaataattcagaaaggGTTGGTTCATAACAAAGTTCTCTCTCTCGATCTGAAGAACAGACACAGAGAATGATGAATGCACTCAAGGACATTGTCCTCCCTACCTCCCAAGTCGTTTCTGCTAATTGGAGAAAAAGACATATTCTGGGGCATATACACAGccatgcaaaaaaacaaaacccactgtAGTTCTTAGGATGGCAGTTTATTCTGCAGCATTAAGGAAGTTCTCTGCCAGGAAAATGAGGTCCAGCTCTTCCTCCTACCATAACCCAGAACAGGCATGACCACAGCTTGCTCAGGTTTGGCATTCATGCAGCAGTGAAGCAGGTCAGTCCTGAAGGGAAACACAGTTCAAACACCGTACACTACATCACTTACTTGTATGGATTTCTCCTGAGTGAAATAGGATGCTTAGAAGATTTGCTCTCCATCAGGAGGTTCATTCTCTCATGTGAGGTCAGTCCCAAGAATGCaatcttagaaaaagaaaaacacaagtaACGGCTGAAACGTGAACATCACAGATTTAAATACTGGCAACAtcaaaagataatttttaatgGGGAGGAATTGGGAAGAAGTTGACCATATCTAACCACCAAAGTAAACTCCTGACACATCTAAGGGCTTAAAAGTTGATTTTAAATTTCACTTAAGCTGAAAGAGAATCCTAAGCCATgttaaaaagctgtttcttaGATGGTTCAGAAAGCTCTTAACCTCATTTGCATAGCCAACATCTCTTGGAGAACAACAAACTTAAACAAATTTGACAGCCCTTATTAGGATGAAATTTTGGTCACGTTTCCATTCTGGCAATCTAATAACACACTGCTGAACTCTGCCATGGAATTTTCAACTTGGAAGTAACTGTACCATTGAGTTCCGTGCCATTTTGGGACTGTAACAACAGCTTTGTTAGTTAAATATGTTTCACAATCAGAAAAGCAACACAATGGAAAGGTGATACAAGAAGTGTAACGACACAGGGACcagcacaacagaaaacaatCTTTTCTCCATATAACACCTCCCTCATCCCCAAAGAGCCAGGCTCACAGGCGATAACTCCACAAGGGAGAGATACctccagaaagaaatccttccccagtggcagtcagcccttaacTGAGCTCTAAGaggggtgcagccaggctccccCCCTTCcaatcacacagctgaattgccttcacctggAAGGGAAACATATTCACGTGGTAGCTCATTATGAGAGGAATGTGAACTGAAGCAAAATAATACCTGGTAAAGCTGCATAGTTAGCCACAATGAAGCCCATACAGCATGGAAGCAGGCTAGCATGAAGATGTAGGACAGCCATGGAGAACAAGACGTTATCTGCGTGAAGTACGTCCATGCTCCATCTGCATGGTAACTTGTTATGCAGTGGTTTGACCAATCTGACAAGATTCACAATCATTTTGTTACCTTTTTAACATAGACCACTCATGTACTAAGCGAAGAATATTTGCACAAAGTGTTGTATAGCAGTGTGCTCTCAAAATACAACTTCCCACTTAACAACACTCACGTGGATATGCGACTGCTTGCTGCTCTTGTTGCATAATCTTTACTTTGTGTGTCCATAATCCTCAAAAGGAACATTCTAACAACTGGCtagatgctttgtttttatattacAAGATACTTCATTTTGTGTTTACATTAAAAGTTAACTAGTGATACTGAAATAAGTTTATTAATTGCCTTCATTGTCAAGCCTTCTGAAATTTTGCTGCACACTAATTATTAGTTTTGGGACAAGAATTTATCATTTATCTtaaacaccaccaacaaaagAAGATTGTAACAATGACAAGAAAGCAGTACTTTTCACACTATTAAATAACCAACTGGAATGTTCAGCTTCTGTAGATTCCTAACAGACGCTTAAAGCCTATGACATGTCTTAAacctattaaaaaataaaaaacaaacaagtaaaggTTTTGCTGTTATGTCAGTACAGCAATCAAGTGGTTTTCCTCCCATGTTCACgtaaacacagaaaacacagaaaacactgtACTTTTTCCATACACTCTGTGTCCACCACTGCCATACCTGGTTCATTTTACTCTAAGTAGAACACTGACCCATTTCTACAATACAGAACCACAGGACAGCTTAGGCTGGAAGTGACCTTagagatcacccagttccaacccctgcgatGGGGATGGAACTAGGCCGAGTTGCCCATTTTGTGCAGTTATAATTAATTATGCTAGCTAGCAATAAAAACCACACACAGGTCCCTGACAGCTGAATTAAAATAAGCTCACTGATACATACACAGCAGACTTCGATAAAGCAGCCAGACACTGGTCACAGTTAAGAAAAACAGGAACAACAGGTAGTAATGATGGTTCCCAACACCTACATTTGagtcaaggaaagaaaaaaaaaaaaaacagcatgacATTTTAAGAATTCTGCAGTACTTGTATTTCTCCTTCACtttacaggaaaaagaagaatctaAAGCACTTCCTACTATTACCTCTGCTGTCCTCAAGAGAGTTGGACAAGGCTGATCTCTCTCAACATTCTCCCGTAAGCCATTTCAATGTATATAATAGAATTAGTTCTGGTAAAGTCAGCCagcatttgtctcttctttaCAGCACATCAGTTGTTAGCTGGATGGGGACTCATTATGCTaacacagctctgcccatgcACTGCACAGTTGTCTTAGAAGACTGAAAAATCTATACTATTCAATTTAATTGCTTCACCTTGATGTGCCTTAAAATTGCCAGCTCTTAAAAAACCAGATTTCTCTCAGATCAGGCTCTCTGGCCACTCTCAGTAACCCCTTCAGTCTCTACAGTGTGTTCTTGCATCAGGTTTGCTCTTTAAGTAGataaatgttatttctgcaaCATCTTTTAAGGCATGAAACTTTCAAATTTGATAAAGCAAAGACTCTTACCTATgcactgtgcaatccacagagaATGCTGATCATATCTGGCTACACATGAGTCACAAAGAAGGCAATGCACAGATCTCAAAGGCTTCCTTACCTGTTTcagcacagaggaaaggaaTATAGTCAGAGTAAAAGCATCTGCTTTGACCAAGGCTCAGAGCATCACCTCACGGGCACTACCATATTTTATAACTCTTACAATTATTACAATATAGTGGGCCTCAAACACAGAACACACATGAGAATTTTCTAAATCTCACNNNNNNNNNNNNNNNNNNNNNNNNNNNNNNNNNNNNNNNNNNNNNNNNNNNNNNNNNNNNNNNNNNNNNNNNNNNNNNNNNNNNNNNNNNNNNNNNNNNNatgctcctttcaagtagtggaaggccgcaatgaggtctcctcggagccttctcttttgcaagccaaacaagcccagttccctcaacctttcctcataggagaggtgctccagccctctgatcatcttagtgccctcctctggacccgctccaagagctccacgtcctttctgtactgggggcccccaggcctggacgcagcactACAGATGGGGCCTctcaagagccaagtagagggggacgatcacctccctctccctgctggccacccct
It encodes:
- the CSRP3 gene encoding cysteine and glycine-rich protein 3 isoform X2, with product MPNWGGGAKCGACEKTVYHAEEIQCNGRSFHKTCFLCMACRKALDSTTVAAHESEIYCKTCYGRKYGPKGVGFGQGAGCLSTDTGDHLGLNLQQGSPKSARPSTPTNPSKFAKKIVDVDKCPRCGKSVYAAEKIMGGGKPWHKTCFRCAICGKSLESTNVTDKDGELYCKVCYAKNFGPKGIGFGGLTQVEKKE
- the CSRP3 gene encoding cysteine and glycine-rich protein 3 isoform X1; this translates as MPNWGGGAKCGACEKTVYHAEEIQCNGRSFHKTCFLCMACRKALDSTTVAAHESEIYCKTCYGRKYGPKGVGFGQGAGCLSTDTGDHLGLNLQQGSPKSARPSTPTNPSKFAKKIVDVDKCPRCGKSVYAAEKIMGGGKPWHKTCFRCAICGKSLESTNVTDKDGELYCKVCYAKNFGPKGIGFGGLTQVEKKECE
- the LOC104910938 gene encoding palmitoyltransferase ZDHHC13-like, encoding MPGHDAFTLTIFLSSVLKQVRKPLRSVHCLLCDSCVARYDQHSLWIAQCIGVGNHHYYLLFLFFLTVTSVWLLYRSLLYWSNHCITSYHADGAWTYFTQITSCSPWLSYIFMLACFHAVWASLWLTMQLYQIAFLGLTSHERMNLLMESKSSKHPISLRRNPYNLGCFQNLADFFQCRCFGMVKASGVDWTKQYNGHVIKKKNVHCV